Proteins from a genomic interval of Microbacterium esteraromaticum:
- a CDS encoding pentapeptide repeat-containing protein yields MASRTPAPKPPVVSAPVLPRQLADAAPAPRADIVAARITLQDTTDLTHATVEQCVIEGQATDVDMRWSTMFDVELADIRVAALQARALNGRRIRIVGGRIGTLDLTDARLSEIELRDVRIDYLNLGAARVDHLQVTGSSITTLDVPQAVLSRVAFENTRSDEVDPRDMRATDVDLRGLDALSYIDVTSLRGATLDGHQVQMLAPALAAAAGIRVLD; encoded by the coding sequence ATGGCATCCCGCACTCCCGCCCCGAAGCCCCCCGTCGTATCCGCCCCCGTTCTGCCGCGTCAGCTGGCCGATGCCGCCCCTGCCCCACGTGCGGACATCGTTGCCGCGCGCATCACTCTGCAGGACACCACGGACCTCACCCACGCCACCGTCGAGCAGTGCGTCATCGAGGGGCAGGCGACAGATGTCGACATGCGCTGGAGCACGATGTTCGACGTCGAGCTTGCAGACATCCGCGTCGCAGCACTCCAGGCCAGGGCGTTGAACGGCCGCCGTATCCGCATCGTCGGCGGCCGGATCGGCACTCTCGACCTCACCGACGCTCGTTTGTCTGAGATCGAGCTGCGCGACGTGCGCATCGACTACCTCAATCTCGGGGCCGCCCGGGTCGACCATCTGCAGGTCACAGGCAGCAGCATCACAACACTCGACGTGCCGCAGGCCGTGCTGTCGCGCGTCGCGTTCGAGAACACCCGATCCGATGAGGTCGACCCCCGTGACATGCGCGCCACCGATGTCGATCTGCGCGGCCTCGACGCACTCTCGTACATCGACGTGACGTCCCTGCGCGGCGCGACCCTCGACGGGCACCAGGTGCAGATGCTCGCGCCCGCGCTGGCCGCGGCGGCCGGCATCCGCGTTCTCGACTGA
- a CDS encoding cory-CC-star protein, protein MTAARRWRQRWAAFREGLAEYYAGPYRQTLAREQRDEDDLFALIVLGEALGVPDPVAYYSAELMPLLATDFHDWHRRMGMPRSPLDHVACC, encoded by the coding sequence GTGACCGCGGCCCGGCGTTGGCGACAGCGCTGGGCCGCCTTCCGGGAGGGGCTCGCGGAGTACTACGCGGGCCCCTACCGGCAGACCCTTGCCCGTGAGCAGCGGGATGAGGACGACCTGTTCGCCCTCATCGTGCTCGGTGAGGCGCTGGGCGTGCCCGATCCCGTCGCGTACTACAGCGCTGAGCTGATGCCGTTGCTAGCCACGGACTTCCACGACTGGCACCGCCGCATGGGCATGCCCCGATCACCTCTGGACCACGTCGCATGTTGCTAG
- the ileS gene encoding isoleucine--tRNA ligase — translation MTYPRTSAASGAQSSFGPAAVTPSPRFPEIERDVLDFWKSDDTFRASIEQREGADEWVFYDGPPFANGLPHYGHLLTGYAKDLFPRFQTMLGKKVDRVFGWDTHGLPAELEAMKQLGITEKSEIEAMGIDVFNAKARDSVLAYTHEWQDYVTRQARWVDFERGYKTLDLGYMESVLWAFKTLYDKNLAYEGYRVLPYCWRDETPLSAHELRMDDDVYQMRQDPSVTATFPLTGAKAESLGLTGVRALAWTTTPWTLPTNLALAVGPDIEYVVVPAGPQGAADIVPGDDVAESAAHRYLIARELLGGYAKDLGYESADEAHAAIEAAHLGAALQDVTYDRLFDYYADAETWGTDSAWRLLVDDYVTVSDGTGIVHQAPAYGEDDQRVANAAGIPTIISLDDGGRFLSSVTDVAGELWMDANTPLVRLIRAAGRLLRLQSYEHSYPHCWRCRNPLIYKAVSSWFIRVTDIKDDLLANNEQITWVPENVKHGQFGKWLEGARDWSISRNRYWGSPIPVWKSDDPEYPRVDVYGSLEELERDFGALPTGPNGEVDLHRPYIDDLTRPNPDDPTGTSTMRRIEDVFDVWFDSGSMPFAQVHYPFENQDWFDAHAPADFIVEYIGQTRGWFYVMHVLSTALFERPAFTGVSCHGIVLGNDGYKMSKSLRNYPDVSEVLDRDGSDAMRWFLMSSSVLRGGNLAVTEEGIRAGVREFLLPLWSSWYFFATYANASGGYEASWRTDSTDVLDRYILARLGDLVREVRADLEGLDSTTAAARLREFVEVLTNWYIRRSRDRFWEGVNDDPASREAFDTLYTVLETLTRVAAPMVPLISERIWQGLTGGRSVHLTDWPDADAFPAADDVRDAMDAVRELSSVGNALRKREKLRVRLPLARLTVVSPLAADLAQFEGILREELNVKAVELVAQQEGTAGEYGISHRLSVNARVAGPRLGKEVQRIIRAAKDGFWTEQDGVVTVDGIALEPAEYELALETSGRPEGEALAIVPGGGFMLLDTVTTPELEAEGLARDAIRVVQEARKNAGLDVSDRIALALNVAPADAAALQAHAALIAAETLAVGFAVQASEDIDQLVDDVESPGEGVFRSGARALGSAKSPIVVTIDRTVSEEDA, via the coding sequence ATGACCTACCCGCGCACCTCCGCCGCCTCTGGAGCGCAGAGCTCCTTCGGCCCGGCCGCCGTCACTCCGAGCCCGCGCTTCCCCGAGATCGAGCGCGACGTGCTCGACTTCTGGAAGTCCGATGACACCTTCCGCGCCTCGATTGAGCAGCGCGAGGGCGCCGACGAGTGGGTCTTCTACGACGGCCCGCCGTTCGCGAACGGACTGCCCCACTACGGCCACCTGCTGACGGGCTACGCCAAAGACCTGTTCCCGCGTTTCCAGACCATGCTCGGCAAGAAGGTCGACCGCGTGTTCGGGTGGGACACCCATGGCCTGCCCGCCGAGCTCGAGGCGATGAAGCAGCTCGGCATCACCGAGAAGAGCGAGATCGAGGCGATGGGCATCGACGTCTTCAACGCCAAGGCCCGTGATTCTGTGCTCGCCTACACGCACGAGTGGCAGGACTACGTCACCCGTCAGGCGCGCTGGGTCGATTTCGAGCGTGGGTACAAGACGCTCGATCTCGGCTACATGGAGAGCGTGCTGTGGGCGTTCAAGACGCTCTACGACAAGAACCTCGCCTATGAGGGCTACCGCGTGCTGCCGTACTGCTGGCGTGATGAGACGCCGCTGAGCGCCCACGAACTGCGCATGGACGACGACGTGTACCAGATGCGCCAGGATCCATCGGTGACCGCGACATTCCCGCTCACCGGCGCCAAGGCCGAATCGCTCGGGCTCACCGGAGTGCGCGCGCTCGCCTGGACGACAACGCCCTGGACTCTGCCCACCAACCTCGCGCTCGCCGTCGGCCCCGACATCGAGTACGTCGTCGTGCCGGCCGGCCCTCAGGGGGCTGCCGACATCGTGCCGGGCGACGACGTCGCCGAGAGTGCGGCGCACCGCTACCTGATCGCGCGTGAGCTGCTCGGCGGCTATGCCAAGGATCTCGGGTACGAGTCGGCCGACGAGGCGCACGCCGCGATCGAGGCAGCGCATCTCGGAGCGGCGTTGCAGGACGTCACCTACGACCGCCTGTTCGACTACTACGCGGATGCCGAGACCTGGGGCACCGACAGTGCATGGCGCCTGCTGGTGGACGACTACGTCACCGTGTCGGACGGTACCGGAATCGTGCACCAGGCTCCGGCGTACGGTGAGGATGACCAGCGCGTGGCGAACGCCGCCGGCATCCCCACGATCATCTCGCTCGACGATGGCGGGCGCTTCCTATCCAGCGTCACCGACGTCGCCGGTGAGCTGTGGATGGACGCCAACACCCCACTGGTTCGCCTGATCCGTGCCGCCGGGCGCCTGCTGCGTCTGCAGAGCTACGAGCACTCGTACCCGCATTGCTGGCGCTGCCGCAACCCCCTCATCTACAAGGCGGTCTCGAGCTGGTTCATCCGCGTGACCGACATCAAGGACGATCTGCTGGCGAACAACGAGCAGATCACCTGGGTGCCCGAGAACGTCAAGCACGGCCAGTTCGGCAAGTGGCTCGAGGGCGCGCGCGACTGGTCGATCAGCCGCAACCGGTACTGGGGCTCGCCCATCCCGGTATGGAAGAGCGATGACCCCGAGTACCCGCGCGTCGACGTCTACGGGTCTCTGGAAGAGCTGGAGCGCGACTTCGGTGCGCTTCCGACCGGTCCGAACGGCGAGGTCGACCTGCACCGGCCGTACATCGACGACCTGACGCGGCCGAACCCCGACGACCCCACCGGCACGAGCACGATGCGCCGCATCGAGGACGTCTTCGACGTGTGGTTCGACTCGGGCTCGATGCCGTTCGCACAGGTGCACTACCCGTTCGAGAACCAGGACTGGTTCGACGCGCACGCGCCGGCCGACTTCATCGTCGAGTACATCGGGCAGACCCGCGGCTGGTTCTACGTCATGCACGTACTCTCGACCGCGCTGTTCGAGCGTCCCGCCTTCACCGGTGTGAGCTGCCACGGCATCGTGCTCGGCAACGACGGGTACAAGATGTCGAAGTCGCTGCGCAACTACCCGGACGTCAGCGAGGTGCTCGATCGGGACGGGTCGGACGCCATGCGCTGGTTCCTGATGTCGAGCTCGGTGCTGCGCGGAGGCAACCTGGCCGTCACCGAGGAGGGCATCCGGGCGGGCGTGCGCGAGTTCCTGCTGCCGCTGTGGAGCTCGTGGTACTTCTTCGCGACCTACGCCAACGCGTCGGGCGGCTACGAGGCCTCGTGGCGCACCGATTCGACCGACGTGCTCGACCGGTACATCCTGGCGCGTCTCGGTGATCTCGTCCGCGAGGTACGGGCCGATCTGGAAGGGCTCGATTCGACCACGGCCGCGGCGCGGCTGCGCGAGTTCGTCGAGGTACTCACCAACTGGTACATCCGTCGTTCGCGCGATCGGTTCTGGGAGGGCGTGAACGACGACCCGGCCAGCCGCGAGGCCTTCGACACGCTGTACACCGTGCTCGAGACCCTCACCCGCGTGGCGGCCCCGATGGTCCCGCTGATCAGCGAGCGCATCTGGCAGGGTCTGACGGGCGGGCGCAGCGTGCACCTGACCGACTGGCCCGACGCCGACGCGTTCCCCGCCGCGGATGATGTGCGTGACGCGATGGATGCCGTCCGCGAGCTGTCGAGCGTCGGCAACGCCCTGCGCAAGCGCGAGAAGCTACGTGTGCGCCTGCCCCTCGCACGGTTGACCGTCGTCTCGCCGCTGGCCGCTGATCTGGCGCAGTTCGAGGGCATCCTGCGTGAGGAGCTCAACGTCAAGGCCGTCGAGCTGGTCGCACAGCAAGAGGGCACTGCCGGCGAGTATGGCATCAGCCACCGCCTCAGCGTGAACGCCCGCGTCGCCGGCCCGCGCCTGGGCAAGGAGGTGCAGCGGATCATCCGCGCCGCGAAGGACGGCTTCTGGACCGAGCAGGACGGCGTGGTCACCGTCGACGGCATCGCGCTGGAGCCCGCCGAGTACGAGCTGGCGCTGGAGACCTCCGGACGCCCCGAGGGCGAGGCCCTGGCGATCGTCCCCGGCGGAGGGTTCATGCTGCTCGACACCGTGACGACGCCCGAGCTGGAGGCCGAGGGTCTTGCACGTGACGCGATCCGGGTCGTGCAGGAGGCGCGCAAGAACGCCGGCCTCGACGTCAGCGATCGCATCGCGCTCGCGCTGAACGTCGCCCCGGCCGACGCCGCAGCGCTCCAGGCGCACGCCGCGCTGATCGCCGCTGAGACGCTTGCGGTCGGCTTCGCGGTGCAGGCGAGCGAAGACATCGACCAGCTCGTCGACGACGTCGAGAGCCCCGGCGAAGGCGTCTTCCGCAGCGGAGCACGCGCGCTCGGCTCGGCGAAGTCGCCGATCGTCGTCACGATCGACCGCACCGTCTCCGAGGAGGACGCATGA
- a CDS encoding bifunctional folylpolyglutamate synthase/dihydrofolate synthase, translating into MSDTQRADAVYEALLSRAGERWVQPRKERVERILTLLDDPQRTYRVVHITGTNGKTSTARMIESLLRSHGLRTGLFTSPHLKRFTERIMIDGEPIADAAIADAWDEIEPFIGIVDAELQAGGEEPLTFFELLTVLAFVAASDAPVDVLVLEVGMGGSWDSTNTADGDVAVFTPIDLDHADRLGATIAEIAEVKAGIIKDGAAVVSAAQPTEAAEVLRRVAAERQASIAFDGQEFGLAAQKLAVGGQLLTIKGIAGEYVDEYLPQYGAHQGHNAALAVAAVESLIGGAERAIPGEILTDGLQAATSPGRLQLVGIAPTVVVDAAHNPHGAAALAQSLDDSFDFDEWGLVLGVLDDKDAGGIIDRLLPAVAEVFATAPESARAEEGDAIADLVEARGRRATVHATLADAADAAREWAASSERRAVVIAGSIVLAGEALLLSEEEDWKSGWRA; encoded by the coding sequence ATGAGCGACACACAACGAGCGGATGCTGTCTACGAGGCGCTGCTGAGCCGGGCGGGTGAGCGCTGGGTGCAGCCGCGCAAGGAGCGTGTCGAGCGCATCCTGACGCTACTCGACGACCCGCAGCGCACGTACCGGGTGGTGCACATCACCGGCACGAACGGCAAGACGTCCACGGCGCGCATGATCGAGAGCCTGCTGCGTTCGCACGGCCTGCGCACCGGCCTGTTCACCAGCCCGCATCTGAAGCGGTTCACGGAACGCATCATGATCGACGGCGAGCCGATCGCCGACGCCGCGATCGCCGATGCGTGGGACGAGATCGAGCCTTTCATCGGGATCGTCGACGCCGAACTGCAGGCGGGCGGCGAAGAGCCGCTGACGTTCTTCGAACTGCTCACGGTGCTGGCATTCGTGGCGGCATCGGATGCCCCTGTCGATGTGCTGGTGCTGGAAGTCGGCATGGGCGGGTCGTGGGACTCGACGAACACCGCGGATGGTGATGTCGCCGTGTTCACGCCGATCGATCTCGATCACGCCGATCGTCTCGGCGCGACCATCGCCGAGATCGCCGAGGTGAAGGCGGGCATCATCAAGGACGGCGCCGCGGTCGTCTCGGCCGCGCAGCCCACCGAGGCCGCCGAGGTGCTGAGGCGGGTCGCCGCCGAACGTCAGGCGAGCATCGCCTTCGACGGCCAGGAGTTCGGTCTCGCGGCGCAGAAGCTCGCCGTCGGCGGGCAGCTGCTGACGATCAAGGGCATCGCCGGTGAGTACGTCGATGAGTACCTGCCGCAGTACGGCGCACACCAGGGGCACAACGCCGCGCTGGCTGTCGCTGCGGTGGAGTCGCTGATCGGCGGCGCGGAGCGCGCCATCCCCGGTGAGATCCTCACCGACGGTCTGCAAGCGGCTACTTCCCCCGGGCGCCTGCAGCTGGTGGGCATCGCGCCGACCGTGGTCGTGGATGCTGCGCACAACCCGCACGGTGCGGCCGCGCTCGCGCAGTCGCTGGACGACAGCTTCGACTTCGACGAGTGGGGTCTGGTGCTCGGTGTTCTCGACGACAAGGATGCCGGAGGCATCATCGACCGGCTGCTGCCGGCCGTCGCCGAGGTGTTCGCGACTGCACCCGAGTCGGCACGCGCTGAAGAGGGCGACGCCATCGCCGACCTGGTCGAGGCGCGGGGGCGTCGCGCCACGGTGCACGCGACTCTGGCGGACGCCGCGGATGCCGCACGCGAGTGGGCGGCCTCGTCGGAGCGCCGCGCGGTCGTGATCGCCGGATCCATCGTGCTGGCCGGTGAGGCGTTGCTGCTGTCCGAGGAAGAGGACTGGAAGTCGGGGTGGCGGGCGTGA
- a CDS encoding ArsA family ATPase, translating into MLFIGGKGGVGKTSLASALGLARARAGERVLVVSTDPAHNLGHLWEREVGDAPVQLAVFESGELHGVEIDPHATIARHLTAVEQTMLQLLPEQQHGAARAHLDRAREAPGSHESAVLERIAELAELGRTDYDAVIFDTAPSGHTLRLLALPGQLAGWTETLLRNRDRSERFSAAMRGLTGRSDPQADAQAELRRTLQRRRDRFDALQKAIADPERAGFVVVFTAETLPVAETFEVVDSLRAMHVEVTALIANRRSPADAGELLRIRRRGEDVHLARVRDRVPSVALLEVPLVAGELTGADSLARIADLLEAAG; encoded by the coding sequence ATGCTGTTCATCGGCGGTAAGGGGGGTGTGGGCAAGACCTCGCTGGCCTCGGCGCTCGGCCTGGCCAGGGCACGTGCGGGGGAGCGCGTGCTGGTGGTGTCGACAGACCCCGCCCACAACCTCGGGCACCTCTGGGAGCGCGAGGTGGGTGACGCCCCGGTGCAGTTGGCTGTGTTCGAGTCGGGCGAGCTGCACGGCGTGGAGATCGATCCGCACGCGACGATCGCGCGTCATCTGACCGCTGTCGAACAGACGATGCTGCAGCTTCTGCCCGAGCAGCAGCACGGCGCTGCGCGTGCACATCTCGACCGCGCCCGTGAAGCTCCGGGCAGTCATGAATCGGCGGTGCTGGAGCGCATCGCCGAGCTGGCAGAACTCGGGCGCACCGATTATGACGCCGTGATCTTCGACACCGCGCCGTCCGGGCACACTCTGCGTCTACTAGCGCTGCCCGGGCAGCTGGCGGGATGGACCGAGACGCTGCTGCGCAACCGGGATCGTTCAGAACGCTTCTCGGCGGCGATGCGCGGTCTCACCGGGCGCAGCGACCCGCAGGCCGACGCGCAGGCAGAGTTGCGGCGCACCCTGCAGCGGCGACGGGACCGCTTCGACGCGTTGCAGAAGGCGATCGCCGACCCGGAGCGCGCGGGATTCGTCGTCGTGTTCACCGCTGAGACGCTTCCGGTCGCCGAGACGTTCGAGGTCGTCGACAGCCTGCGCGCGATGCACGTTGAGGTGACGGCGCTGATCGCCAACCGGCGCTCGCCAGCCGACGCCGGCGAGCTGTTGCGCATTCGACGCCGCGGTGAGGACGTGCACCTTGCCCGCGTTCGCGACCGGGTGCCCAGCGTGGCCCTTCTCGAGGTGCCTCTCGTCGCGGGCGAGTTGACCGGAGCGGATTCACTGGCGCGGATCGCCGATCTGCTCGAGGCCGCCGGCTGA